The Danio rerio strain Tuebingen ecotype United States chromosome 20, GRCz12tu, whole genome shotgun sequence genome contains the following window.
CAGCAATGAATTAAATTTGCGTAAACTCATGTGCTTTGATGGTTTTATATAGAAGTTGGTGAAGCATTTCTGAGATTCAGCAATCTCttgtataatttattttcatcaaacCAATCTTCATCTCTGTTTGAATATCAAGAACAAGGACATGTTTGTGTGCTTGGTTTTTTCGTGCATTTACCAGAATTGCTTGATCATCTGTTGACGAGTGCCAAGAGAGAACTGATAACTGACCGCGAGCACTCGTCATAACACATTCCAGCAATAAATTGGATGTTATCTAACAGATTTTGTATTGTATGTAGATGAATCtgtgttaattaaattaaagtcGTAGAGTGAATGTCAAtgtatgaaattaaagtgaataCATTTGAAGTGATCCCGTTACATAAAGACAAGCTggtcatactttacaataaggttccataAGTTAATGGATGCTAGTGTATTTACTAACAAGAACTACGAATGatatttgtacagcatttatttatcattgttcaacatttactaatgcattataagAATCCAATTATGTggctgttaacattagttaatgcactgttatATAGGTATTGTTCATGTTATTAAacatgtaaagtgttaccatactGACTTAGTGTTTCATTTGTTCTATTTCTATCAAATTATGCGTTACATTTTTTTCACTTGGTCTCACAATGGTCTTTTAACAGAGTTTTTACATTCCTAAAACTTGCGGAAACCttgcagttatttattttgtaGGTTAGGTCCTGCATATCAGATGACAGTGTGCTACAAGAAACAAAATTTACTACGAGCTCTCTGTCTCTGACTTTCCACCCCATCCCATAATCAAACATCCCGTTGAGTGTGTTGGTGAGGAGGAGGGCTGAACATGTGCGACCCTGAACAGACCCCTCAGTCGTCATGTTACAGTTCACAGACGTCAGGAAGGCGTGGTCAGGGCCTCTCCTCCGGCGCTGGCCAATCAGAGCGCTGCCGGCTTCTCTTGAAAGCCTCTTGGGCTGCGGATATAAAACCTCCGCGGCGGGCTGATGCAATACTGGAAGATAGTGAATGAAGAGGCAGTGACGGGAAGCTAGACTCACGTCGACCAAAGCAGCACGTTTATTTGGTGAATTTCTGTATCTTTTTCAAGTCACTAGGTGAGttgatttaattattgattttccTTTTAGGATCGATTAAGTTACTATATGAACCTTATCTGAGCAATAGCTTCCTATGGCCTTGACTGGACAGATAGCATGCGTGATAACGTTAAGTCACTGTTTGTCTGTTAAATcgctttttatttgtatatgtccTGTCACCCTTTAACGTTACCCTCAAACGTTGCGTTAAATGTCAAATGACGTTATATTGATAATATGCAGTTGTAGGTCAGTAAGTTAATGGAGCTCATCAAATGTTTCTTCCTCATTCACGATTTCCCTTTAGTGCTTAATAAAACACTGTAGTTCGTGTAAAACACATCGCATCCTAAACCCACTGACCCTTATTTTAAGGCGCTCATTCATAGGGAGTCGTCGACGTGAACACGTCGGTTTGCTCACGTAGCCAACTTCACGGATTGCACATCACTTCAGTCCCCTCGCCGCAATAAAGGCTAGTTTCACCCTCGCGTTGGTCATTTGTCGTTTTATGTAGTCGTTTGTAGCCTAACGTTATTTGTTTGATTTGCCGAAATACAGCGACAAAGGCGCAAGATTGTAACAACGAGTTGTTTAGCAACAaacaaccaatcagaagcttcctCAGTTTGCATATTTAATATTCACGAGGAGTCACGTGTAGCGCATATGGAGGAAATGGAAAACTAAGGAAACTGTTAAAAGGAGAGATAACGGATGGAGTAAGTTAAATTGGCTGCAAAGAGacgatattattaatattattatttgtttcatgaTATGTAAATACTTGAGGCAACCAAAAGCGGCAATACTCGAGAAGAAATGCGTTTATTAAAGTTGTCCGAGTGCTGCGTTATAATCAGCCcgataaatatgcaaattagtatATCAGAACGAAACTCTCAGCCTGAAATCTGAAGTATTTACTTCTATCCCAGGAAGAAGCATGGGAACTGCGAAGGTAGTTCTCCGATTACGCTACACACTAGTCTAACTAGTCTAAACCGATTTAAATCCCCAGAAGTCTGACTGAGCTTTCAGTTCAAGATCGCACCGGCTGATAAGAAGGCTCGGATTGTCTGTAGTGGTATTGTGGACAAGAAAAATCAGGACACGAACAGAACAGTCCGCACAGACTTGTCCACAATGCAGTCTTTAGAGGTCGAAATAAAGGATGTGTTCGGCATCTTGCCACCGTCCTCGGCGTGGTGCCCGTGCAGCTCAGTTCTCGCCTGCTGATTGGCTGACGGCGAAGGCAGGGCTGTATAAATACGCTCAAATTACAATCCTAGTTCCTTTCGTGCCTTCGCTTTTTCAAGGTAGGAAGTTCGATGAAACTtgaacatttatttgtatatatatttcagtttttatatatatatatatatatatatatatatatatatatatatatatatagaaagctTTACTTTAAGTTCAGTTGAGttcattagtttgtttgtatGTTGTAAGTTGACTATCACGAGCCTCGTGTGGACTAAGTTTGAAATAGCCCTGATGTTAGAAACATATGTTAGATGTTTGGCTCGAAATGTTTGCACAAAAACATCACCAACTTTTATATTTAGATGTCTCTACCAAAGCTGCTTTACTTCCTTTTTGTGGAACAGAAAAAAAGTTGGCTTGCATTGTAAAGAGAGTGAATGGTGACTGAAGCTGTCATTATGCCTGACATTTATTGTTTCGCAGAAGAATGAatgtcaaactggtttggaaagtCGTGGTTTTGAGTGAATGGTGATAAATCACATTTATGTGTTGAACTGTTCTGTAAATTTTTGTTCTTTCGGCTATGATAATGTGTGAACTCaatctacctttttttttttcttcaggtaaCTGAGTATGCCAGTCATCAGAGCCCTTAGTAAGGTGGCAAAGCAGGCCCTGCTGGCCCCTGCATGTGGATGCCAACCTCTAACGGTGGCGATTCGCAACATCAGTTTCTCCCCGCGTCAGGTCACCTCTGCATCTGATGCCAGCTTTCATTCTGTGTCTTTCTCAGAGACAGACCACCCTAAAGTCCTCATCACAGGTATGGGAAAAACCACGCAAGTTAGAATCATGCACGTTGATTAGCACATTTTTTAGAAGGGTGGTTATTggctcttcttttgtgtttcttGTGAAAtatctgattttatcactttctctcTGTCAGGTGGCCTTGGGCAACTAGGGGTTGGGCTTGCTAAACTGTTAAGGTAAGCACTTCACAGTACCGTACAGTAAGCATGCTCAGTTTATGCATTTATAAACTTAATTCTTTCAATTTCAGGTTTAacaaaaaatttgttttataGGAAGCGATTTGGAAAAAACAATGTGATCCTCTCGGATATCAGGAAACCACCCAGCAATGTCTTTCACAGTGGTATGTCTTCTGTTctagtttaaaataaattttttatatgtGATTTAATTAGAGAGaaaaattatttcctttttttcaattgttgTATTATGCATTACATGAATCATACTATTTTaaacaatgaatgaatcatttatccTTATGTTAAAGTAATTTAGATTAGTAAATATAAATGCTTATTATTATAGCATTTTAATTGAATAATTCTATTAATTTAAAACCCTCATCCAGTCAGTTTTTAATTTCCTGAAATCTATTAAGAGTTCAAGGCACAGTCTCTGACAGCTCACAAGCACTGATATGTAGATTAACATGCCTCAACCATGTCTCATTTCTCAACTCACAGGCCCGTTTATCTACTCTGATATTCTGGACTACAAGAACCTGCGAGAGATTGTAGTAAACAACAGGATCACCTGGTTGGTGCACTACAGCGCTCTTCTAAGTGCTGTCGGAGAAGCTAATGTGGCTCTGGCACGAGCAGTCAACATCACAGGTAAgactttcaaaacaaacaaatacaaatgagaTTTTCAGAAATTCAGAAATTTGAATATACTAAATTTGAAGTTAAGTATGGAgtcattttgttttataatataaaCAGAATATGATTTAGGTCTTTTAAATAAGGAACCATCTATTCTTGTCTATATATTTTTGTACATACTTGCATAATATCTGTTTGTTTGCTTGCATTTTTTAAGTatattgttaaatgtttttgaaacattttaccAGGACAAATGTTAGAAATTATATCAAATAAGTGTAAAAAAGCATGTTTACTGTTTTCTATTTAACTCTAGCTTGATCTTGAAGTAGTATTaatgaaaatctttttttgttgtgtttctgtagggctgcacaacatcCTAGACATTGCAGCAGAACATGGGCTTCGTCTCTTTGTGCCTAGCACCATTGGTGCCTTTGGACCAACTTCACCTCGAAATCCCACTCCTGACCTCTGTGTGCAGAGACCACGCACTATATATGGCGTTTCTAAAGTCCATGCAGAGCTTATGGGAGAGGTAAAGACACAAGTCACCAAGTATTTCACATATTATCAGTTAATTGTGCATCTCCTTATTCATAATATTCTCTATCCACAGTACTACCACCACCGTTACGGCCTTGACTTCCGCTG
Protein-coding sequences here:
- the tdh gene encoding L-threonine dehydrogenase isoform X1; translation: MPVIRALSKVAKQALLAPACGCQPLTVAIRNISFSPRQVTSASDASFHSVSFSETDHPKVLITGGLGQLGVGLAKLLRKRFGKNNVILSDIRKPPSNVFHSGPFIYSDILDYKNLREIVVNNRITWLVHYSALLSAVGEANVALARAVNITGLHNILDIAAEHGLRLFVPSTIGAFGPTSPRNPTPDLCVQRPRTIYGVSKVHAELMGEYYHHRYGLDFRCLRYPGIISADSQPGGGTTDYAVQIFHDAVKTGKFECNLKPDTRLPMMYIDDCLRATLEVMEAPLETLSMRTYNINAMSFTPEELANEVQKQLPDLQVSYEIDSVRQAIADSWPMNFDDTNARNDWGWKHDYDLPELVQTMLNYIGSESRIAQAN